Proteins encoded in a region of the Populus nigra chromosome 3, ddPopNigr1.1, whole genome shotgun sequence genome:
- the LOC133688472 gene encoding uncharacterized protein LOC133688472, with protein sequence MAPLYPFLFYKYLFLPHHPPHIPPFLSLSLSTKMEAGPPLTAKKACNMLRLIFLMMQKGMLKSKLMLDLHFLMKRGKILRKALNDIMVQQHNTLSCISHDVHMSFISPREYEFSCSGSPAYKFYSYKQPYYQAKRRKLHAHYKHTRIHAPSLGGDDMASGSCGGDVAVEASPLVGSAGWFGTWSPMVRQVRITDSPFTMRDADEDCQVDKEAEEFIEMFYKELRLQKGMAAR encoded by the coding sequence atggctCCACTCTACCCTTTTCTGTTCTATAAATACCTCTTTCTTCCCCATCACCCACCACATATacctccctttctctctctctcattgaGCACAAAAATGGAAGCAGGTCCACCATTGACAGCCAAGAAAGCGTGCAACATGCTACGTTTAATCTTCTTGATGATGCAGAAGGGTATGTTAAAGAGCAAGCTCATGCTTGATCTCCATTTCTTGATGAAACGAGGCAAGATCCTAAGGAAAGCCTTGAACGACATCATGGTCCAACAACACAACACTCTGAGTTGCATTTCACATGATGTTCACATGTCATTCATATCTCCTAGAGAGTATGAGTTCAGCTGCAGCGGCAGCCCTGCTTATAAATTCTACAGCTACAAGCAGCCTTATTACCAAGCCAAGAGGCGGAAACTCCACGCTCACTACAAACACACGCGGATCCACGCGCCATCACTTGGCGGTGATGATATGGCGTCGGGTAGCTGCGGCGGTGATGTGGCAGTTGAGGCATCGCCTTTGGTGGGCTCAGCTGGGTGGTTCGGGACGTGGAGCCCGATGGTTAGACAAGTGAGAATAACCGACTCGCCATTCACGATGAGGGATGCTGACGAGGATTGCCAGGTGGACAAGGAGGCTGAGGAGTTTATAGAGATGTTTTACAAGGAATTAAGGTTGCAGAAGGGGATGGCTGCTCGGTAA